In a genomic window of Phalacrocorax aristotelis chromosome 8, bGulAri2.1, whole genome shotgun sequence:
- the ANKRD11 gene encoding ankyrin repeat domain-containing protein 11 isoform X4, whose translation MEVKTYTKNNTITPKKAAHRILSDSSDEEETSVAVGTGEKLRLSTHSILPSSKIREPASTKAQKEKSKVKKKRKKETKSKEVRFGKKNDKFCSSESESENVESEEDDRDSLQSSSCVKDSRLVLKESSLFNSLSASSTSSHGSLASQKHNPNLTEQHSKHWRTDNWKPISSPAWSDVSSLSDSTRTRLTSESDYSSEDSSLESLKPVRKKPEHKKKNTPHNTVSEKKNSFHSNVDGAIPKLDKEGKVVKKHKTKHKHKNKEKGQCPISQDIKIIKTFSFEFEDSKQKPEKGLIVETENPVENKLKVLKHEREHSKKEEKLPKGKGEEKEWLFKDETGKSSKEEKSLRKVKDGSKDMSKSFREGLSKSEKEKPVKEKSPKEEKPRIHKEERKKKSKDKQSKSEKKNELKEEKVSKLEKEKSFKEEKEKCKKEKLYRDESGFDEFNNKNQFPESEDTKFSLSDDQQERWFSDLSSDSSFDFKGEDSWDSPVTDFREIKNDTVAKLIIEPMKEEIKDKKKENKMKEKKEYNEKRNEKDTFVKKKERDYVDKSSEKKKDQTDRHKITPSYLPEKDKKRKDSAESVKERKEKDTGETNKDRKDSSDGSKDRKDTKTKQEEPYRDDFKEYGCETFFKDKSDPEFSGKTLESWERHHSGKEKEKKDAPDKEKKEKVKPEKYKEKSKEGDKEKNEKAAPEKMLKDKELDKSFKEKKETKEKYKDLHSKDKERKSSFDQVKEKKEKNFSADREDFSEKKDEKKGKEKSWYSIADIFTDESEDERDDYSLTGFKVSDSAGSEMHRLDSLQEKDDGAAAEKELYPDKHRKYSSDRQHSGEKQKEKDSKEKKKDKGTSEGGKEKKEKSSFEKHKEKKEKDSTEKYKDRKDRTSIDSTQEKKNKQKLPEKVEKKHANDDKVKSKHKEKPDKEHSKEKKSSKGGESEKSLLEKLEEEALNDYRDDSNDKISEISSDSFTDRGQDPGLTSLFESSNLSLTDAAEEKFKDSLPLPCLQDKLKEKERHRHSSSSSKKSHEKEKAKKEKSEKKEKTEEFKDSSSRKDSAHYEKDFSVDGEAFSTSYNMKAEPDEEPEKSIDYLFSEKKEKNDSERELSKKAEKEKTYGSSTISTVKEKKKRDKHKEKWKEEKEKHRDKHADGFFKHHKDEPKSTLKDKDSPQVTTFKDKSKEDNLKFGETKLKEKLKENQEKDKSESIKISNGNEKITLSKDSGKKDARPREKLLGDGDLMMTSFERMLSQKDLEIEERHKRHKERMKQMEKMRHRSGDPKLKDKLKSSEDVRKRSLDLATKKPLTLDTQLKDKKLKELGPLTPILSPENKAQPAVGTDSKDWITGPQLKEILPASPRPDQNRPTGVPTPASVVSCPSYEEVMQTPRTPSCSNEDYTDLMFECADSQHSLPISTMSMNACSPSFFDRYTNVPSGLPENPSQTPTRTIPSTNLYRSISVDIRRAPEEEFSVGDKFFRQQSVPATSNYDSPVQHLMEEKVPLPSVPAEKFQCLSPGYYSPDYGVSSPKVEALHCAPGAVSGVAQSPESVFSGLQAKSSPSHRDELLAPSVESALPPDLGMPLDTTEEQQATASIMPPESTYLPPIEENHFSSGMPEQNNIDWENPPSRNPDTAIPPSLMGNPAEHSVSWSMGSELLMKSPQRFSESPKPPLCSLEPIHPTPVAFIPTDTSYPVSPISYPLSVSEPGLDEVKEDAEEAVPGEIANAEEQAPYMSPTRLDTFFNNCKPLPEEAPEIPPEPPCMPAEPQAEVVSTPENNYLENNNAAPANTEEAVTWPDPFTNTEDDLDLGPFSLPELPLQPKDVPETEMTEAEAVEESPAAASETSAGIIKASASVIASSEPEEPPAGQATAVLPAETEPQAEEQKPEAAAQEATSEAPNVAEEKGAEDSEAQIFQQTPSESAQPESKEAEAVHEDLSSSGGVAESSSQTCPPPAATAEGSTSQEGAAARGGSQAPSSQAEAPPGNAQAEIVEPVQKPVAEAPKPPKIEEIPQRITRNRAQMLANQNKQNAAASEKEFPPVSAPATRAKGRITEEDDSQAQHPRKRRFQRSNQQLQQQINTSTQQTREMIQQTLAAIVDAIKLDDIEPYHSDRSNPYFEYLQIRKKIEEKRKILCYITPQAPQCYAEYVTYTGSYLLDGKPLSKLHIPVIAPPPSLAEPLKELFKQQEAVRGKLRLQHSIEREKLIVSCEQEILRVHCRAARTIANQAVPFSACTMLLDSEVYNMPLENQGDENKSVRDRFNARQFISWLQDVDDKYDRMKTCLLMRQQHEAAALNAVQRMEWQLKVQELDPAGHKSLCVNEVPSFYVPMVDVNDDFVLLPA comes from the exons ATGGAAGTGAAAACTTATACTAAAAATAACACAATTACACCAAAGAAAGCTGCCCACCGCATCCTGTCGGACAGCTCGGACGAGGAGGAGACCAGCGTTGCTGTGGGGACGGGGGAGAAGCTGCGACTTTCGACCCACTCGATATTGCCCAGCAGCAAGATTCGGGAGCCCGCCAGCACAAAGGCccagaaggagaaaagcaaagtaaaaaagaagCGGAAGAAGGAGACGAAAAGCAAAGAGGTTCGGTTTGgcaaaaaaaatgacaaattttGTTCCTCTGAATCAGAGAGTGAAAACGTGGAGAGTGAGGAGGATGATAGAGACTCTCTTCAGAGCTCTAGCTGTGTAAAGGACTCCAGGCTAGTGCTAAAGGAATCCTCCTTGTTTAactctctgtctgcctcatcGACCTCTTCTCATGGGAGTTTAGCATCCCAGAAACATAATCCTAATCTTACAGAACAGCACTCCAAGCACTGGAGGACGGACAATTGGAAACCCATATCTTCTCCAGCTTGGTCAGATGTCAGTTCCTTATCGGACTCCACCAGGACGAGACTGACGAGCGAGTCAGACTACTCGTCCGAGGACTCAAGCTTAGAGTCGCTAAAGCCAGTCAGGAAGAAACCagagcacaaaaagaaaaacaccccacacaacactgtttctgagaaaaagaattcaTTCCATAGCAATGTGGATGGAGCAATTCCAAAGCTGGACAAGGAGGGGAAGGTTgttaaaaagcataaaacaaaacacaaacataaaaaCAAGGAGAAGGGCCAGTGTCCCATCAGCCAAGACATTAAAATCatcaaaaccttttcttttgagTTTGAGGACTCTAAACAAAAGCCTGAGAAAGGCTTGATAGTAGAGACAGAAAATCCAGTCGAAAACAAATTGAAAGTGTTAAAGCATGAGCGAGAACACagtaaaaaggaggaaaagctcCCCAAAGGtaaaggggaggagaaggaatggTTGTTTAAAGATGAGACTGGAAAATCCTCGAAAGAGGAGAAATCATTAAGAAAAGTCAAAGATGGTAGTAAAGACATGAGCAAATCCTTCAGAGAAGGATTAAGTAAATCAGAGAAAGAGAAACCTGTAAAGGAGAAGTCTCCCAAAGAGGAGAAGCCGAGAATAcacaaggaggagagaaagaagaagtCCAAGGACAAGCAgtcaaaatctgaaaagaagaatGAGCTGAAGGAGGAGAAGGTTTCTAaactagagaaagaaaaatccttcaaggaagagaaagaaaaatgcaaaaaagaaaaactttacaGGGATGAGTCTGGGTTTGATGAGTTTAATAACAAAAACCAGTTTCCCGAAAGCGAGGACACAAAGTTCAGCCTTTCGGATGATCAGCAAGAGAGGTGGTTTTCAGACCTGTCTTCTGATTCGTCCTTCGATTTCAAAGGTGAAGATAGCTGGGATTCTCCAGTAACAGATTTCAGGGAGATTAAAAATGACACCGTGGCAAAACTAATCATAGAACCCatgaaagaggaaattaaagacaagaaaaaggaaaacaaaatgaaagagaagaaggAATACAACGAGAAACGTAATGAAAAGGACACTTTCGTaaagaagaaggagagggaCTATGTCGACAAAAGCTCTGAGAAGAAGAAGGACCAAACGGACAGACACAAAATTACTCCCAGTTATTTGCCTgaaaaggacaagaaaaggAAGGATTCTGCAGAGAGTGtcaaggagaggaaagaaaaagatacaggTGAAAccaacaaagacagaaaagattcCTCCGATGGCTCTAAAGATCGAAAAgacaccaaaacaaagcaggagGAGCCCTATCGAGATGACTTTAAAGAGTATGGCTGCGAAACGTTCTTCAAGGATAAGTCCGACCCTGAGTTCAGCGGTAAAACCCTGGAGAGTTGGGAGAGGCACCattctgggaaggaaaaggagaagaaggatGCTCCcgataaagaaaaaaaagaaaaggtgaagccagaaaaatacaaggaaaaatccaaagaaggtgacaaggagaaaaatgaaaaagctgctcctgagaaaatgctgaaggacAAAGAACTAGACAAgagtttcaaagagaaaaaagaaactaaagagaaatacaaagacctgcacagcaaagacaaagaaaggaagagctCTTTCGACCAGgttaaagagaagaaagagaaaaacttctCCGCAGATCGAGAAGACTTCTCCGAGaaaaaggatgagaagaaagGCAAGGAGAAAAGCTGGTACAGCATTGCGGACATCTTCACAGATGAAAGCGAAGACGAGAGGGATGATTACAGCTTGACGGGGTTCAAAGTCAGCGACTCTGCCGGCAGCGAAATGCACCGGCTGGACAGTCTGCAGGAGAAGGACGACGGCGCAGCTGCTGAGAAGGAGCTGTACCCCGACAAGCACCGCAAGTACTCCTCCGACCGGCAACATtcaggagagaagcagaaagagaaggactccaaggagaagaaaaaggacaaaggaACATcggaagggggaaaagagaagaaggagaagagttcctttgaaaaacacaaagagaagaaagagaaagactCTACCGAGAAGTACAAGGACAGGAAAGACAGGACGTCCATAGATTCCactcaagagaagaaaaacaagcaaaagctCCCAGAGAAGGTGGAAAAGAAACACGCCAATGACGACAAGGTGAAAAGCAAGCATAAGGAGAAGCCGGATAAAGAGCATTCCAAAGAGAAAAAGTCGTCGAAAGGAGGAGAGTCGGAGAAGAGCCTGCTGGAGAAATTGGAGGAGGAGGCTCTGAATGACTACAGAGATGACTCCAACGACAAAATCAGCGAGATCTCTTCTGACAGCTTCACAGACAGAGGACAAGATCCAGGACTGACCAGCCTCTTTGAGTCTTCTAACCTCTCTCTTACTGATGCCGCTGAAGAAAAGTTTAAGGACTCTCTCCCTTTACCCTGCTTACAGGACAAACTCAAGGAGAAGGAGAGGCACAGACATTCCTCATCTTCGTCAAAGAAAAGTCACGAGAAGGAAAAAGCGAAGAAGGAGAAgtcagagaaaaaggaaaaaacagaagaattcaaagactccagcagcagaaaggattCCGCTCATTATGAAAAAGATTTCTCTGTGGATGGGGAGGCTTTTAGCACTTCCTACAACATGAAGGCAGAGCCTGATGAGGAGCCAGAGAAAAGCATTGATtacttattttctgaaaagaaagagaaaaatgattCTGAAAGAGAGCTGTCAAAGAAGGcggaaaaagaaaagacctaCGGTTCCAGCACCATCAGCAcagttaaagagaaaaagaagcgAGATAAACACAAGGAGaaatggaaggaggaaaaggaaaagcacagagaCAAACATGCAGATGGTTTCTTTAAACATCACAAAGACGAGCCAAAGTCAACACTCAAAGACAAGGACAGTCCTCAAGTTACCACCTTTAAAGATAAATCAAAGGAGGACAACCTCAAATTCGGCGAAACCAAACTGAAGGAGAAGCTCAAGGAGAACCAGGAGAAAGACAAATCAGAGtcaataaaaataagcaatggGAATGAAAAAATAACCCTTTCCAAAGACAGCGGCAAGAAAGATGCCAGGCCAAGGGAGAAGCTTCTGGGAGACGGTGATTTGATGATGACCAGCTTTGAGAGGATGCTGAGCCAGAAAGACCTGGAAATCGAGGAGCGCCACAAAAGGCACAAAGAGAGAATGAAGCAAATGGAGAAAATGAGGCACAGGTCCGGAGACCCCAAATTAAAGGACAAACTTAAAAGCTCGGAAGATGTGCGCAAGAGGAGTCTGGATCTGGCAACAAAGAAGCCATTAACGCTGGATACTCAGCTCAAGGATAAGAAACTTAAAGAACTGGGTCCACTGACTCCTATACTGTCACCGGAAAACAAGGCACAGCCCGCTGTTGGGACAGACTCGAAGGACTGGATAACGGGTCCTCAGCTGAAGGAGATCCTCCCGGCGTCTCCCAGGCCGGATCAGAACCGGCCGACGGGAGTCCCGACCCCGGCATCCGTTGTCTCTTGTCCAAGCTATGAGGAGGTGATGCAGACGCCCAGGACTCCTTCGTGCAGCAACGAAGACTACACGGACCTGATGTTTGAATGCGCGGACTCGCAGCACTCGCTGCCCATATCCACCATGTCCATGAACGCCTGTTCTCCATCCTTCTTCGACAGATACACGAATGTTCCCAGTGGGCTCCCCGAGAACCCGAGTCAGACCCCGACTCGTACCATACCCTCCACAAACCTTTATCGTTCCATCTCGGTTGATATCAGAAGGGCACCTGAAGAAGAATTCAGTGTCGGAGATAAATTTTTCAGACAGCAAAGCGTCCCGGCAACATCAAATTACGACTCTCCAGTGCAGCATTTAATGGAGGAGAAGGTTCCCCTTCCTTCTGTTCCCGCTGAGAAGTTCCAGTGTTTATCTCCCGGGTATTACTCACCAGATTATGGGGTTTCATCACCAAAAGTGGAAGCTTTGCACTGTGCGCCAGGAGCTGTCAGCGGAGTCGCCCAGTCTCCTGAAAGTGTCTTTTCTGGTTTACAAGCAAAATCCTCCCCTTCGCACAGAGATGAACTGCTGGCTCCTTCGGTAGAAAGTGCTCTTCCCCCCGACCTCGGCATGCCCTTGGACACCACGGAAGAGCAGCAAGCGACTGCCTCCATTATGCCACCAGAATCTACCTACTTACCACCAATTGAAGAAAACCATTTTAGTTCAGGTATGCCAGAACAAAACAATATAGACTGGGAAAACCCTCCCTCCAGAAACCCCGACACGGCCATTCCTCCCAGCCTGATGGGTAACCCGGCAGAGCACTCTGTCAGCTGGTCCATGGGCTCAGAGCTCCTGATGAAATCTCCCCAGCGGTTTTCCGAGTCCCCTAAACCTCCGCTCTGTTCCCTAGAGCCGATTCACCCTACACCAGTAGCCTTCATTCCCACAGATACTTCCTACCCCGTTTCTCCTATATCCTACCCTCTGTCAGTGTCTGAACCGGGGCTCGATGAAGTCAAGGAGGACGCTGAGGAAGCCGTTCCAGGAGAAATAGCGAACGCCGAAGAGCAAGCTCCGTACATGTCCCCTACTAGGTTAGACACATTCTTCAATAACTGCAAGCCCCTTCCAGAAGAAGCACCTGAGATACCTCCAGAGCCCCCTTGTATGCCAGCAGAACCTCAGGCAGAAGTTGTTAGCACGCCAGAAAACAACTATTTGGAAAACAATAATGCTGCGCCTGCAAATACGGAGGAGGCGGTAACGTGGCCTGACCCCTTCACCAATACAGAAGATGATTTGGACCTTGGCCCCTTCTCGCTACCAGAGCTGCCGCTCCAACCTAAGGATGTTCCAGAGACGGAGATGACGGAGGCAGAAGCGGTAGAAgaaagcccagcagcagcttcagaaaCAAGCGCTGGGATCATTAAAGCGAGCGCCTCCGTAATAGCGTCCAGTGAGCCGGAGGAGCCGCCAGCCGGCCAGGCAACTGCTGTCCTGCCCGCGGAGACGGAgccacaggcagaggagcagaaacCAGAGGCGGCTGCACAAGAAGCCACCTCAGAAGCACCAAACGTAGCTGAGGAAAAAGGAGCGGAGGATTCGGAAGCGCAGATTTTCCAGCAGACCCCGTCCGAGTCTGCTCAGCCGGAGAGCAAAGAGGCGGAGGCCGTGCACGAAGACCTGTCGTCTTCTGGTGGGGTGGCAGAGAGCAGCTCCCAGACCTGTCCCCCACCCGCGGCCACCGCCGAGGGCAGCACTTCCCAGGAGGGTGCTGCGGCACGCGGTGGGAGCCAAGCCCCTTCCTCCCAGGCGGAGGCACCTCCGGGCAACGCTCAAGCAGAAATCGTTGAACCAGTACAAAAACCAGTAGCAGAAGCTCCCAAACCACCCAAAATAGAAGAGATTCCTCAGCGGATTACCAGGAACCGGGCTCAGATGCTCGCCAACCAAAACAAGCAGAACGCCGCCGCTTCTGAGAAGGaatttcctcctgtttctgcGCCCGCCACACGTGCCAAAGGCCGCATTACAGAGGAGGACGATTCCCAGGCTCAGCACCCGCGCAAGCGCCGGTTCCAGCGCTCcaaccagcagctgcagcagcagatcaACACGTCCACCCAGCAGACGAGGGAGATGATACAGCAAACACTGGCAGCTATCGTGGATGCTATAAAACTGGACGACATTGAACCTTATCACAGTGACAGGTCCAACCCCTACTTTGAGTACCTCCAGATCAGGAAAAAGATTGAAGAGAAGCGGAAAATCCTCTGCTATATTACTCCCCAAGCTCCACAGTGCTACGCTGAATATGTCACCTACACAGGCTCCTACCTGTTGGATGGCAAGCCTCTAAGCAAGCTCCATATTCCAGTG ATCGCCCCGCCGCCGTCGCTCGCGGAGCCTCTGAAGGAGCTCTTCAAGCAGCAGGAAGCCGTCCGGGGGAAGCTGCGGCTCCAGCACAGCATAGAGCGG GAGAAGCTCATCGTCTCCTGTGAGCAGGAGATTCTGAGAGTTCATTGTCGGGCGGCAAGGACTATTGCCAACCAGGCTGTGCCCTTCAGTGCCTGCACCATGCTGCTGGACTCCGAGGTCTATAACATGCCTCTAGAAAATCAG GGAGACGAAAACAAATCGGTCAGAGACCGTTTCAACGCACGACAGTTCATTTCCTGGTTGCAAGACGTGGATGACAAGTACGATCGAATGAAG ACGTGCCTGCTCATGCGACAGCAACACGAAGCTGCCGCCTTGAACGCAGTGCAAAGGATGGAGTGGCAGCTGAAGGTGCAGGAGCTGGACCCCGCGGGGCACAAATCCCTCTGCGTGAACGAGGTGCCCTCGTTCTATGTGCCAATGGTCGACGTGAACGATGACTTTGTGCTCTTGCCGGCATGA